In Drosophila santomea strain STO CAGO 1482 chromosome 2L, Prin_Dsan_1.1, whole genome shotgun sequence, a single window of DNA contains:
- the LOC120443724 gene encoding diacylglycerol kinase 1 isoform X4 — protein sequence MRQQLRYGWQIVTFQTNCATAAAVACHQLLCPVSLTSAAEIMLSSSLPEGRRRERRSGNLVLRAGCCCIGKYFLHNRCASSVKKECTLGEYAELIVPPTAICPAVLDRQRSVNQAHKKSQMHHHQATHFQITPPDELSCPLLVFVNPKSGGRQGDRILRKFQYMLNPRQVYDLSKGGPKEGLTLFKDLPRFRVICCGGDGTVGWVLEAMDSIELASQPAIGVIPLGTGNDLARCLRWGGGYEGENIPKLMDKFRRASTVMLDRWSIEVTNTPHSDELRPKVTLHSNMQKVIELSQSVVVDKSLMERFEEIQRQSKQVATAMGTAASSTSIMMASKTETETETEMETMTAMKFGSCTTTANRTTTTKSISMSTFETQCLQQTLSRAMSSSSSNTSCDSPCNGNQDAKTEVVPLSVTVDQVGEKSVLRRSGETEKQSLETLLLQHKQQMQQQQQQQQQEATPLAAKEAATATPVGNNQSDNNSQCNKQNNILKQQITLSLDLSDHEDEPKSAVEGDGRGDGTRSNGNSIPATPVTPITPTTPNATSSVPLQQQQQHLQFEQQQKPIKVQSDKDCTVPYNIINNYFSVGVDAAICVKFHLEREKNPHKFNSRMKNKLWYFEYATSETFAASCKNLHESIEIVCDGVALDLANGPHLQGVALLNIPYTHGGSNLWGEHLSQKRIRKSAGPFGKSKKLRAGDKEFSATSFNSVDLSVAIQDFGDRLIEVIGLENCLHMGQVRTGLRASGRRLAQCSEVIIKTKKTFPMQIDGEPWMQMPCTIKVTHKNQVPMLMAPRSEKGRGFFNLLCS from the exons gCTGCTGCATCGGCAAATACTTT CTCCACAACCGCTGCGCCTCGTCGGTGAAGAAGGAGTGCACCTTGGGCGAATATGCGGAGCTAATTGTCCCGCCCACGGCCATCTGCCCAGCGGTTCTCGACCGCCAACGTTCCGTGAACCAGGCTCACAAG AAATCCCAAATGCATCACCACCAGGCCACGCACTTCCAAATCACTCCGCCGGACGAGCTGAGCTGCCCGCTGCTGGTGTTCGTCAATCCGAAGAGCGGCGGTCGCCAGGGGGATCGCATCCTGCGGAAGTTCCAGTACATGCTCAATCCGCGCCAGGTGTACGACCTGTCCAAGGGCGGGCCCAAGgagg GACTCACGCTCTTCAAGGACCTGCCCCGCTTCAGGGTCATTTGCTGTGGCGGCGACGGGACCGTCGGCTGGGTTCTCGAAGCCATGG ATTCCATAGAGTTGGCCAGCCAGCCGGCCATTGGAGTGATTCCCCTGGGAACGGGCAACGACCTGGCCCGCTGCCTCCGCTGGGGTGGCGGCTACGAGGGCGAGAACATCCCGAAGCTGATGGACAAGTTCCGAAGGGCCTCCACCGTGATGCTGGACCGCTGGAGCATCGAGGTGACCAACACTCCGCACAGCGATGAATTGCGGCCCAAG GTGACGCTGCACTCAAACATGCAGAAGGTGATTGAGCTGTCGCAAAGTGTTGTGGTCGACAAATCGCTGATGGAGCGCTTCGAGGAAATCCAGCGGCAGAGCAAGCAGGTGGCCACGGCCATGGGCACGGCGGCCTCCAGCACATCGATTATGATGGCCAGcaaaacggaaacggaaacggaaacggaaatggaaacaATGACCGCAATGAAGTTCGGCAGCTGCACCACCACAGCCAACAGAACGACCACGACCAAGAGCATTTCGATGTCCACGTTCGAGACGCAGTGCCTGCAACAAACCCTGAGTAGAGcgatgagcagcagcagcagcaacacgagCTGCGATAGTCCTTGCAACGGCAACCAGGATGCGAAAACGGAAGTAGTTCCCCTAAGCGTTACAGTTGACCAAGTTGGAGAGAAGTCCGTGCTCAGGAGGTCGGGTGAAACGGAAAAGCAATCACTTGAGACTCTGCTACTGCAACACAAACAACagatgcagcaacagcaacagcagcagcagcaagaagcCACACCGCTGGCTGCCAAGgaagctgcaacagcaacgcCAGTCGGGAATAATCAAAGCGATAATAATAGCCAGTGCAATAAGCAAAACAACATCCTTAAACAGCAAATTACATTGTCATTGGACTTGTCCGACCATGAAGATGAGCCCAAGAGCGCCGTGGAAGGCGATGGCCGGGGCGATGGCACGAGgagcaacggcaacagcatTCCGGCCACACCAGTCACACCAATCACACCCACCACTCCGAATGCCACATCAAGCgtgccgctgcagcagcagcagcagcatctccAGTTCGAGCAGCAACAGAAGCCCATCAAAGTGCAATCCGACAAGGACTGCACGGTGCCCTACAACATAATCAACAATTATTTCTCCGTCGGCGTG GACGCCGCCATCTGCGTTAAGTTTCACTTGGAGCGGGAGAAAAACCCGCACAAATTCAACAGTCGCATGAAAAACAAGCTGTGGTACTTCGAGTATGCAACATCCGAGACATTTGCCGCATCCTGCAAGAATCTCCACGAGAGCATCGAGATTGTG TGCGATGGCGTGGCCCTGGACTTGGCCAATGGACCCCACCTGCAGGGAGTGGCTCTCCTCAACATTCCGTACACACACGGCGGCTCCAATCTATGGGGCGAACACCTCTCCCAGAAGCGGATCCGTAAGAGCGCCGGGCCCTTCGGCAAGAGCAAGAAGCTCCGGGCGGGCGACAAGGAGTTCTCCGCCACCAGCTTCAATTCCGTTGACCTTTCGGTGGCCATTCAGG ACTTTGGAGATCGGCTAATCGAGGTGATTGGGCTGGAGAACTGCCTGCACATGGGCCAGGTGAGGACTGGACTCCGCGCCTCGGGACGCCGCCTGGCCCAGTGCAGCGAGGTGATCATCAAGACGAAGAAAACATTTCCCATGCAGATAGATGGCGAGCCCTGGATGCAGATGCCCTGCACG atcAAGGTGACACACAAGAACCAGGTGCCCATGCTGATGGCACCGCGATCGGAGAAGGGACGCGGGTTCTTCAACTTGCTGTGCAGCTGA
- the LOC120443724 gene encoding diacylglycerol kinase 1 isoform X5, with protein sequence MRQQLRYGWQIVTFQTNCATAAAVACHQLLCPVSLTSAAEIMLSSSLPEGRRRERRSGNLVLRAGCCCIGKYFLHNRCASSVKKECTLGEYAELIVPPTAICPAVLDRQRSVNQAHKATHFQITPPDELSCPLLVFVNPKSGGRQGDRILRKFQYMLNPRQVYDLSKGGPKEGLTLFKDLPRFRVICCGGDGTVGWVLEAMDSIELASQPAIGVIPLGTGNDLARCLRWGGGYEGENIPKLMDKFRRASTVMLDRWSIEVTNTPHSDELRPKVTLHSNMQKVIELSQSVVVDKSLMERFEEIQRQSKQVATAMGTAASSTSIMMASKTETETETEMETMTAMKFGSCTTTANRTTTTKSISMSTFETQCLQQTLSRAMSSSSSNTSCDSPCNGNQDAKTEVVPLSVTVDQVGEKSVLRRSGETEKQSLETLLLQHKQQMQQQQQQQQQEATPLAAKEAATATPVGNNQSDNNSQCNKQNNILKQQITLSLDLSDHEDEPKSAVEGDGRGDGTRSNGNSIPATPVTPITPTTPNATSSVPLQQQQQHLQFEQQQKPIKVQSDKDCTVPYNIINNYFSVGVDAAICVKFHLEREKNPHKFNSRMKNKLWYFEYATSETFAASCKNLHESIEIVCDGVALDLANGPHLQGVALLNIPYTHGGSNLWGEHLSQKRIRKSAGPFGKSKKLRAGDKEFSATSFNSVDLSVAIQDFGDRLIEVIGLENCLHMGQVRTGLRASGRRLAQCSEVIIKTKKTFPMQIDGEPWMQMPCTIKVTHKNQVPMLMAPRSEKGRGFFNLLCS encoded by the exons gCTGCTGCATCGGCAAATACTTT CTCCACAACCGCTGCGCCTCGTCGGTGAAGAAGGAGTGCACCTTGGGCGAATATGCGGAGCTAATTGTCCCGCCCACGGCCATCTGCCCAGCGGTTCTCGACCGCCAACGTTCCGTGAACCAGGCTCACAAG GCCACGCACTTCCAAATCACTCCGCCGGACGAGCTGAGCTGCCCGCTGCTGGTGTTCGTCAATCCGAAGAGCGGCGGTCGCCAGGGGGATCGCATCCTGCGGAAGTTCCAGTACATGCTCAATCCGCGCCAGGTGTACGACCTGTCCAAGGGCGGGCCCAAGgagg GACTCACGCTCTTCAAGGACCTGCCCCGCTTCAGGGTCATTTGCTGTGGCGGCGACGGGACCGTCGGCTGGGTTCTCGAAGCCATGG ATTCCATAGAGTTGGCCAGCCAGCCGGCCATTGGAGTGATTCCCCTGGGAACGGGCAACGACCTGGCCCGCTGCCTCCGCTGGGGTGGCGGCTACGAGGGCGAGAACATCCCGAAGCTGATGGACAAGTTCCGAAGGGCCTCCACCGTGATGCTGGACCGCTGGAGCATCGAGGTGACCAACACTCCGCACAGCGATGAATTGCGGCCCAAG GTGACGCTGCACTCAAACATGCAGAAGGTGATTGAGCTGTCGCAAAGTGTTGTGGTCGACAAATCGCTGATGGAGCGCTTCGAGGAAATCCAGCGGCAGAGCAAGCAGGTGGCCACGGCCATGGGCACGGCGGCCTCCAGCACATCGATTATGATGGCCAGcaaaacggaaacggaaacggaaacggaaatggaaacaATGACCGCAATGAAGTTCGGCAGCTGCACCACCACAGCCAACAGAACGACCACGACCAAGAGCATTTCGATGTCCACGTTCGAGACGCAGTGCCTGCAACAAACCCTGAGTAGAGcgatgagcagcagcagcagcaacacgagCTGCGATAGTCCTTGCAACGGCAACCAGGATGCGAAAACGGAAGTAGTTCCCCTAAGCGTTACAGTTGACCAAGTTGGAGAGAAGTCCGTGCTCAGGAGGTCGGGTGAAACGGAAAAGCAATCACTTGAGACTCTGCTACTGCAACACAAACAACagatgcagcaacagcaacagcagcagcagcaagaagcCACACCGCTGGCTGCCAAGgaagctgcaacagcaacgcCAGTCGGGAATAATCAAAGCGATAATAATAGCCAGTGCAATAAGCAAAACAACATCCTTAAACAGCAAATTACATTGTCATTGGACTTGTCCGACCATGAAGATGAGCCCAAGAGCGCCGTGGAAGGCGATGGCCGGGGCGATGGCACGAGgagcaacggcaacagcatTCCGGCCACACCAGTCACACCAATCACACCCACCACTCCGAATGCCACATCAAGCgtgccgctgcagcagcagcagcagcatctccAGTTCGAGCAGCAACAGAAGCCCATCAAAGTGCAATCCGACAAGGACTGCACGGTGCCCTACAACATAATCAACAATTATTTCTCCGTCGGCGTG GACGCCGCCATCTGCGTTAAGTTTCACTTGGAGCGGGAGAAAAACCCGCACAAATTCAACAGTCGCATGAAAAACAAGCTGTGGTACTTCGAGTATGCAACATCCGAGACATTTGCCGCATCCTGCAAGAATCTCCACGAGAGCATCGAGATTGTG TGCGATGGCGTGGCCCTGGACTTGGCCAATGGACCCCACCTGCAGGGAGTGGCTCTCCTCAACATTCCGTACACACACGGCGGCTCCAATCTATGGGGCGAACACCTCTCCCAGAAGCGGATCCGTAAGAGCGCCGGGCCCTTCGGCAAGAGCAAGAAGCTCCGGGCGGGCGACAAGGAGTTCTCCGCCACCAGCTTCAATTCCGTTGACCTTTCGGTGGCCATTCAGG ACTTTGGAGATCGGCTAATCGAGGTGATTGGGCTGGAGAACTGCCTGCACATGGGCCAGGTGAGGACTGGACTCCGCGCCTCGGGACGCCGCCTGGCCCAGTGCAGCGAGGTGATCATCAAGACGAAGAAAACATTTCCCATGCAGATAGATGGCGAGCCCTGGATGCAGATGCCCTGCACG atcAAGGTGACACACAAGAACCAGGTGCCCATGCTGATGGCACCGCGATCGGAGAAGGGACGCGGGTTCTTCAACTTGCTGTGCAGCTGA